Below is a window of Thermodesulfomicrobium sp. WS DNA.
TGGAGGCTGCAGGCGCCACGTGGGCGGAGGTCAACGCAACCTTCACCAATGCGGTGGTGGATGGTTGGCTGGTGACGGCTCCCGCGTGGCCGGCCCATCCGCAATGGATGCGGGCCTTTGTGGAACTTTTGGGGACCCGAATCGAGGCGTAGGGATTAAACCGGGGGGCGGCTGCCCCCCTTTTTATTCGTTTTCTTGGGCCTTGAGAGCGGCGCGGTCGGGAGCACCGTTGTCGGTGCGCGGGATGGCCTCCACGAAGACCACCGAGCGCAGTACCGCCACGGGCCCGATTTCTTTGCGTACATGCTGGCGGAGCAGGCGGATGATCTCGCCGGGATCCTCCAGGGCGGCAAATTCCGGGGTGAGGACCACGAACGCCTTGGCCACCTCGCCTTTGATGCGGTCCGGCACGCCGATGACCGCAGCCGCGGCCACCGCCTTGTGGGTTGTAAGCGCGAGCTCGATCTCGGCGCAGCTTAAGCGGTGGCCGGCGATATTGAGCACCGCATCCGCCCGTCCGTGGATGTGGATGAGGCCGTCTTCGTCGCGCACCGCCAGATCGCCGGTATCAAATTGTCCATGCTGCCAGGCGGACGGGGCTTCGCCGGCTTCGTGGACGCACTCCAGGGGCATGGACGGCCAGGGACGGGTAATGACAAGGCGGCCCACGACGCCGCTGGGCACGCTCGCCCCTTGGGCATCGACGATGTCTGCGCTGATGCCGGGAAGGGGGCGATGCACGGAGCCGGGCTTGAGGACCGACACCGGGAAGGGGGAGATCATGCAGCAGCCGGTCTCGGTCTGCCACCAGGTGTCCAGCAGTGGGCAGCGGGAGTGGCCGACATTTTTGTAGAGCCACAGCCATGCCTCCACCCCGAGGGCTTCGCCGGCAGAGGCCAGCAGCCGCAGGGTGGAGAGGTCGTGCATGGCCGGGTACTGGTCGCCGTAGCGCATGAGCATGCGGATGATGGTGGGCGCGGTGTAGAGGATGGTGACCCCGTAACGGTCCACGATGTCCCACATGCGGTCTGCCTGGGGATAGAGGGGGTGCCCCTCGTACATGACCGTGGTGGTGCCGGCGAGCATGGGACCGTAGAGCACGTAGCTGTGTCCGGTGATCCAGGCCATGTCGCTGGTGCACCAAAAGATGTCCGTGGGCTTGATGTCGAAGAGCCACAAGAGTGTGCGCGCCAGGGCCACCATGTAGCCTGCATGTCCATGGACCACGGCCTTGCGTCGGCCACTATCTTCCGAGGTGGAGAGGATGAAGAGCGGATCGTCATGCTGCATGACTTCGGTGGCGGCTTCCCAGCGCTCCCGGCGCACCACGGCGTCGTAGTCCAGGTCGCGGGACTCGCTCATGGGGGTGTCCAAACCCGCCCGGCGCACCACGATGACCCCTTCCACGAAATCGCATCCGGTTTCCAAGGCTTCGTCCACCATGCCTTTGAGGGGAACGAGGCGGCCGCCCCGATAGAAGCCGTCGGCGGTGATGACGATGCGCGGCCGCAGTTCCTGGATACGGCTGCGCAGGGCCTTGGCGGAAAACCCCGGAAATACGGCGCAGTGCACCGCGCCGATCTTGGCCGTGGCGAGCATGGCAAAGGCGGTTTGGGGAAGCAGCGGCAGGAAGAGGAGTACGCGGTCGCCCTTGCGCAGCCCCAGGGAGCGCAGGGCATTGGCCAGTTTGTTCACCTCGCGGTACACCTCGTAGTAGGTGTATTTGCGGGTGTCTCCGGCTTCGCCTTCCCAAATGAGGGCGAGCTTGTTCTTCGTCCCGGTGGCGATGTGCCGGTCCAGGC
It encodes the following:
- a CDS encoding acetate--CoA ligase is translated as MIVPSHAERVFRPLPQLVIEANVNPHQLSRAHAAAAQDPLAYWEEAAQELEWFRKWDTVLDMTAPSPRWFVGAQTNIVHNCLDRHIATGTKNKLALIWEGEAGDTRKYTYYEVYREVNKLANALRSLGLRKGDRVLLFLPLLPQTAFAMLATAKIGAVHCAVFPGFSAKALRSRIQELRPRIVITADGFYRGGRLVPLKGMVDEALETGCDFVEGVIVVRRAGLDTPMSESRDLDYDAVVRRERWEAATEVMQHDDPLFILSTSEDSGRRKAVVHGHAGYMVALARTLLWLFDIKPTDIFWCTSDMAWITGHSYVLYGPMLAGTTTVMYEGHPLYPQADRMWDIVDRYGVTILYTAPTIIRMLMRYGDQYPAMHDLSTLRLLASAGEALGVEAWLWLYKNVGHSRCPLLDTWWQTETGCCMISPFPVSVLKPGSVHRPLPGISADIVDAQGASVPSGVVGRLVITRPWPSMPLECVHEAGEAPSAWQHGQFDTGDLAVRDEDGLIHIHGRADAVLNIAGHRLSCAEIELALTTHKAVAAAAVIGVPDRIKGEVAKAFVVLTPEFAALEDPGEIIRLLRQHVRKEIGPVAVLRSVVFVEAIPRTDNGAPDRAALKAQENE